The DNA segment AGTTCGTCCACAGTTCTGGATAACTTATTTTCAGTGTCTGCCTTACCTGATGAGCCTGATTTTTCACCAAAGAAATAACCCGTAAGAGTCATTGTAAGTCCTGTAAAAACTGCAATAACCGACACCAGATCGCTTGCTGCTCTGATGTCTGCCAGTATCATGGCTATAGCGACAACACCTGAGATCAGCAGGCCGGTCATTGCAATATACAGACCGTAAACAGCTTTAATTCCACACTCAGAGTCATTAACCGAGTTCTGGCCCTGACCCGGATCTTTACCGTCTGTCATTCATTAATCCCCCGGAATACGTATTGCAGAGGATTTGTTTGTATAAATACCTTTTTGCAGATAAATTTCAGGACGTAGTATCCCGGATTCATTTTACACATATTAACTTCCCGCATCCATTCATAATCTGGCACAGCTCAGAATATTTTCCAAAGTAACCTGTCACCTGAAGCGGGCTTATCACAATAAGAGGCCCCGAGGCCGGGGCCGGTGTGGTTGCCAAAGATGTTACCTGGAGATTTCCGCTTAATAAAGCCATCCTGGTATAGAATGATGATGTCAAATGATTTTGGGACAGCACAAAAGAAACCTCAGGCGTAAATTTTATCCCGGCAAATCCCTGGGTCCGAAAGAATTAAGCATCACAAAGTCTCCTTTCAGCCTAAAGAAAAGTTTTTTGTAAATCTTTTTCACAGTGAATTTTTGCATCAGACAGCTGCCTTTGCAGTAAATCAGTGAAAAAGAAACAAAACCAATAATAGCAGTCCTGAAAAGAGGTATACTCGAATGAAAGTTATGGTCGGCGGGACGTTTGATCCCCTGCATGACGGTCACAAAAAGCTTATTGACAGGTCATTTGATATAGCGGGAGAAAAAGGATGTGTAATAATAGGTCTTTCCGGCGACGAATTTGCGCACAGGAAGTCGCATCCAATAAGGCCTTTTGAGGAGAGGAAAAAAGACCTTCTTGATTTCTTATATTCTAAAAATTATCCTGCTAAATGGAGCATAGAGGGGTTGGAGGACAGGTTCGGTTCGACTCTCAATGCTGATTTTGATGCAATAGTCGTAAGCGAGGAGACGTTTCCGACCGCTGTTGAGATAAATAAACTCAGGAAAGAGAAAAAGATGAAAA comes from the Methanomicrobium sp. W14 genome and includes:
- a CDS encoding phosphopantetheine adenylyltransferase, which gives rise to MKVMVGGTFDPLHDGHKKLIDRSFDIAGEKGCVIIGLSGDEFAHRKSHPIRPFEERKKDLLDFLYSKNYPAKWSIEGLEDRFGSTLNADFDAIVVSEETFPTAVEINKLRKEKKMKKVDIHQITCVLAEDGRWISSTRIWKGEIDSHGSLIGSSGED